The nucleotide sequence CCGTGCTGCTGACCACGCAGTACCTCGAAGAGGCCGACCAGCTCGCCGACTCGATCGTGGTGATCGACCACGGCCGGGTGATCGCCCGCGGCACGGCGGACGAACTGAAGGCGCAGACCGGCGGCGAACGCCTGGAGCTGGTCGTCGCCTCGGCCGCGGACCTGCCGAAGACCCTGGATGTGCTGCGCGAGGTGGGCACCGGCGAGCCGGCCGGCGACGCCCACACGCGGCGCGCCGAAATCCTGGTCGACACCGGGCCGAAAGCGCTGATCGAGGCCTTGCGGCGGCTCGATTCCCAAGGCATCACCGTCCAGGACGTCGGCCTGCACCGGCCGACGCTGGACGACGTCTTCCTGTCCCTGACCGGCCACGGCGCCTCGTCGACCGAAGGGGTCTCGAAATGAACGCGTTCGCGAAGGGCATCTCCGACGGCGGCATCGTCACGTGGCGCAACCTGATGAACGTCCGCCGCAACCCCGACTGGCTGATGGCGGCGACGCTGCAGCCGATCATGTTCGTGCTGCTGTTCGCCTACGTCTTCGGCAACGCGATCGGCGGCGAAGCGGGCGGCGCCGCGTACCGCGAGTTCCTGATCGCCGGGATCTTCGCCCAGACGGTGGCGTTCAACTCGGCGTTCACGGTGATCGGGTTCGCGAACGACCTGCAGAAGGGCATCATCGACCGGTTCCGCTCGCTGCCGATGTCCCGCATCGCGGTGGTCCTCGGCCGCACGACGTCGGACCTGGTCGTGAGCGTGGTGGCGCTGATCGTGATGTCGCTGTGCGGGCTGCTGGTCGGCTGGCGCATCCGCGGCAGCTTCTGGGACGCGCTGCTCGGCTACCTGGTGATGCTGATGTTCGCGTGGGCCCTGTCCTGGGTCGGCGCCCTGATCGGCCTGGCGGCGCGCAGTGTGGAGGTGGCGCAGAGCGCCGGGCTGATCTGGATGTTCCCGCTGAGCTTCATCTCCTCGGCGTTCGTCCCGACGGACACGCTCCCCCCGTTCCTGAAGGCGATCGCGGAGTGGAACCCGTTCACGGCGGTGATCAACGCGACGCGGGACCTGTTCGGAAACCGCTTCGGCGTCCCGCCGACAGGCTGGCCGGCGGAGAACGCGGCGCTGTACGCGATCCTGTGCTGCTTGGCGATCATCGCGATCTTCGCCCCCCTGGCGACGGCGCGGTACCGCCGCGTGGCGAGCAAGTAGGACCGTCCGAAGAGGACTAGATCAGTCCTCTTCGGACAGTTCCACGATCGGGATCACCCGCCTGGCCTGCCGGGCCTTCGCCTGGTGATCCGCCAGGAACGGGTACTCCTTCTCCAGCTCCGTCCACGTCCGCACGTAATCCGCGCCCAGCAGCGGCAGCGCCTCCGCGTCGAAGGACCGGCCGTCCACCTCGACGCGCACCCGCGAGTCGGCCTCGAGGTTCAGGTACCAGTCCGGGTGGTGGGGCGCGCCGATGTTGGACGCCACCACCAGCCACCTCTCGCCGTCGCGGTGGACCATCATCGGAACCGTCCGCGGCTCGCCGGAAAGCCGGCCCGTCGTCGTCAGCAGCGCCAGGCGCTCGCGGTGCATGCCCTCGACCTCGCCGCCCGCGCGGAACTGCTCGATCACCCGGCGGTTGGTCTCCCGGATGTCCACGACGGTCACCGGTCGTAGTACCGGGTCGGCGGGTCCTGCTGGGTCCACTGCTGCCGGGTCGGCGGCGGCGGCGCGCCCTGCTGCCGGTTCGGCGGCGGCGCGCTCTGCTGCTGGGTGCGGCGCCGGTGCAGCGTCCGGGCGCTGGCCGCCATGCTGTTCACCACCGCGGCGATGACCAGGCCGATCACCAGGTTGATCACCGCCGTGGCGATCTTCGCGCTCGGCGCCACCGTCAGGGTCAGCGGCAGCACCACCGCGATCAACGTGACGAGCACCATGATCCAGCCGAAGAACTGGGACGGCGCCGGCGTCGCCACGCTCAGCAGGTGCATCAGCCCGGTGGCGAGCAGGGCCACCGCGGCGGCGACCAGCGCGTACGTCGTGGTGCTCGCGTTGCCCCAGACGCCTTCGCCTTTTGGGGCGAGCACTTCGACCTCGAAGATCCCGCGTGCGATCAGCAGCCCGACGACCGCGAGCAGGGCCGCGACCACCGCCGTCGCCACGCCGCCCGCCCACAGGCGGCGCGCGTCGATGCCCGGGCGGACGTCCTGGGGCTGGTTCCCGTAGTAGTCGGCCATCAGAGCCTTCCTGGGTCGGGTGTGCCTCTCCCGCCGATTGTCCCCCGTTTCGGCCCCGGCCGCGATTTGCGCTGGAGTGCACTCCAGCTCGTAGCGTCGGATCCATGACCACCGCACAGCACAAGATCGGTTCGGGCTTCGGCGCCACCACCACGGCCGCCGAAGCCGTCGCAGGCGTGGACCTCACCGGGAAACTCGCCGTCGTCACCGGCGGGTACTCCGGGATCGGCCTCGAAACCACCCGCGCGCTGACCGGCGCCGGCGCCCACGTCGTCGTCCCGGCCCGCCGCCGCGAGACCGCCGAGGAAGCGCTCGCCGGCATCGAAGGCGTCGAGATCGACGAGCTGGACCTGGGCGACCTGGAGAGCGTCCGCGCGTTCGCCGAGCGCTTCCTGGCGACCGGACGGCGGATCGACCTCCTCATCGCCAACGCCGGCATCATGGCCTGCCCCGAGACCCGCGTCGGGCCGGGCTGGGAGGCCCAGTTCGCCACCAACCACCTCGGCCACTTCGCGCTGGTCAACCGGCTGTGGCCGGCGGTCGCCGAGGGCGCCCGCGTGGTCTCGCTGTCCTCGCGCGGCCACCACTACTCGCCGATCCGCTGGGACGACGTCCACTTCGAGACCGGTTACGAGAAGTGGCAGGCCTACGGGCAGGCCAAGACCGCGAACGTGCTCTTCGCCGTCCAGCTCGACAGGCTGGGCGCCGAGAAGGACGTCCACGCGTTCGCGCTGCACCCCGGCGGCATCATGACACCGCTGCAGCGGCACCTGCCGCGGGCGGAAATGATCGAACGCGGCTGGATCGACGAGGCCGGCAACTACCTGGTGCGGTTCAAGACCCCCGAGCAGGGCGCCGCGACCACGGTCTGGGCGGCGACCTCGCCGCAGCTGGCCGGGCTCGGCGGGCTGTACCTGGAGGACTGCGACGTCGCCGAGCTCGCGCCGGAGGGCGCCGAGGGCCTCGCCGAGTCCGGGGTCCGCCAGTACGCCGTCGACCGTGAGCAGGCCGCGCGCCTGTGGACGCTGTCGGCCCGGCTGACCGGCGTGGACGCGTTCGCGCAGGAGTGATTGTCACGTCGGCGGGGCCTCGGACGATACTCTCTTCGTGATCTTCCGACGTTTGCCGTCCACGGGACCGGGGTACCTGGCGCCCGTGGCCGACGAAGCCGGGAGAACGGGGCGCCCGCCGACGAGGGACGGGGCAGAAGTCACCCGTGGCCGTTATGCACTCGGTGAATTCACCATCACCCCACGCAGCGCCCTCGACGACGAGCACCCACCCGGGTTGCTGGGCGGGCGCTACGAGGTCGGCCGGCTGATCGGCAGCGGCGCCACGGCCCGCGTCTACCGCGCCTACGACGTCCGGCTGACCCGCGAGGTCGCCGTGAAGATCTACGACCGGGACGCGGTGGCGCTCGACCAGCGGCGCCGGCTGCGCGAGATGACGATCCAGGGCAGCATCAGCCACCCGGGCGTGGTCGCCCTGCTGGACAGTGGCGACGAGAACGGCCGGACGTACCTGGTGATGCAGCTCGTCGAGGGCGAGAACCTCGCGGAGCGCCTCCTGGGCGGTCCGATGCCGGCGGCGGACGTGACGGCGCTGGCCGACGGGCTCGCCGAGGCGCTGGCCCACGTCCACGCGCGGCGGATCGTGCACCGCGACCTGAAGCCGGCCAACGTGTTCCTGTCCGCGGACGGTCCCCTGATCGGTGACTTCGGCATCGCCCACGCGCTCGACACCACCCACATCACGGGCACGGGCCTGATCCCCGGGACGGCGGCGTACCTGGCGCCGGAGCAGGTGTCGGGCGAGCCGGCGGGCCCGCCGGCGGACGTGTACGCGCTGGGCTTGATCCTGCTGGAATGCCTGACGGGACAACGGGAGTACCCGGGCACGATGGTCGAGGCGGCCATGGCCCGGCTGACGAGACCACCGCGCATCCCGGAGGACGCACCGGCGGCGCTGGCGTACACGTTGCGCCGGATGACGCAGCGCGAGCCCGCCGACCGGCCGACGGCCGCGAAGGCCTTGGACATGCTGCACGCCCCGCCGCCGACGCTGCCGTGGAGCCGGCTGGAGCGCAGCCCGCGGTGGCGTCGCCGCCCGGTCGCGGGTGCTGCGGGCTCAGGTGCAGCGGGCTCGGGTGCTGCGGGCTCGGGTGCTGCGGACGCGGCCCACCAGGAGGCGACTCCGGCACGCAGCACCGCCACGGCCGCCGCCCCCGGCCGGCCCACCGCCGACGCGGCGTCGAGACATGACACCCCCTCGGCCGACCCCAGCCGGCCCACCGCCGACGCGGCCTCGACACACGACACCACCTCGGGCGGCCACGACTGGCCCGCCGACGATGCGCCGACCCACCTCCATCCCGTCGCGGCCGCACCCCCGGCCGAAAGCCCGAAGCGCCGCCGGCTGGCCGTCGCGGCCGGGATGACCGCCGCCGCCGTGGCTGCCGTGGCCGCGTTGGTGCTGGTCGAGCAGCAGAGCGGGACCAGCTCCCCCGCCCAGCCACCCGCCGCGCACACTCCGGTCGCCACTTCCGCACCTTCGTCGTCCACCCCGCTCGCCGAATCCGGTACCTCCGCGCCGCCCTCCGACGCCGGCAGCCGGGGGCCGGCCACCAGCGGACCGGCGTCGCTCGAGCCCGCCGCCGTCACCCACGAAACCCCGGCGACCGCCGCCCAGCCGCCGAAGCAGGGCGGCAAGCCCGAGAAGACCGAAAACCCCGGCAAGGGCAAAGGCAAAGGCCACGACTCCTGACCGGCGGCACGGGACCTCCGGCACGCGAAACCGGGTCCAACGGCCCTAGTGCGGAAACCGTCCGGAACGCGCCGTAATTCGATTTCGTGAATTGGGACTCGAACCAATAACGACAGGTAACCGGAGCCCCGTCCGGCCCGACACACACCACGTGCCATCGGCGCGTCGTTCCGCGCCGGGCACTGCCGCCGGGAATCCCCTCCCGCCGGTTCGACGATATTTCCGGAGGTCTGGATGAGTGTCCACGCTGCCCTCGCGCGGCCGGTTCTCCGCACACCTCGCGGCCGGCACGCCAAGCCCCGTCCCGCGTGGCCGCGGGTCGCCGGCCGGGCAGTTTTCCTGATCTTCGCGCTGGTCTGCGTCGTCGCCGTCACCGGTTTCGGGTGGTCGCCCGTGTTGCTCGTGGTGCCCGCAGCCGCATTCACGCTGCTGGTGGCGAGCATCGCGAAATTGCGGACGGCGGCCCGGAAGATCGACACCATCTTCGCCGAAGAACTGACCGAACGGGACCAGTCTTGAACGAAAGCGCCCCATTCGATCATTCGCTGACCGGCCGAAAGCTAGTGTTCGGTCCATGGAGTTCTTCTGCTACCACCGCGATCGCCCCGGGTCATCGGCGCTGCGGCAGGTGACGCTGGAAGCGCATTGGGCCTACATGGACCACTACGCGGCCCGGATGATCGCCCGCGGCCCGACGCTGGACGACGCCGGCACCCCCACCGGCAGCGTGCACGCCCTCGACCTGCCGGACCCGGCCGCGGCTCGCGCGTTCGCCTTCGACGAGCCCACCTACCAGGCCGGCGGATACCGGGACGTCCTGCTGCGCCGGTGGCGCAACACCCTGAGAACCACGATGTGGGACTCCCCCGGCGAGCCGGCCGGCTACCTGGTCCTCGGCCTCGGCGAAGGGCCGCCCGCCGACGTCGAACCACCGGACGGGCACGACCTCATCGCCTACGGACCACTCCTGTCCGACGACGGCACCGCCTGGCTCGGCACCGCCGCGCTGACGAGAGCGGCGACCCTGAGCGCGGCACGCGCCGTCCTCACCCCGGATCGGTACGCCGCCGTCGAAGTGCATACCTGGCGGTTCGGCGGGCGGGTCACCGCAGGTCCAGCCACATGATGCGCAGCCCGACGTCACCCTCGTCCGGGATCGGCCGGATCGCGGGCCAGTCGCCGCCGCGGGCTTTCGCGGATCACCGGTTCACCGCGGCGCAGAGTTCCGGCACGACGGCCTCGATGTCGTCCCGCAGCACGAAATCGGCGTCGTCGTCGTACGGCGTCGGGTCGCGGTTGACGACGACCAGCGTCGCTCCGGCCCCCACCGCGACCGTGCACAGCGACGCCGCCGGCTCCACCTGCAGCGAACTGCCGATGGCCAGGAAGAGTTCGCTCGCCGCCGCGATGTTCCTGGCCTGGCCGAGGATGTCGCCGTCGAGCCTCTGTCCGAAAAGGACGATGTCGAGCTTGAGAATGCCGCCGCAGCGCGGGCACGACGGGTCGTCGTCGCCCGCCTCGAGGATTTCGGCGGTCGGGAAGCCGGCCGCGCACCCGGTGCACCGCGTGGTGTGCATGGTGCCGTGCAGTTCGAGAACCTTGCGCGCGGCGAGACCGGCCCGCTGGTGCAGCCCGTCGACGTTCTGGGTGAGCACCCGGACGGCGACGCCCGCGCCGTCGAGTTCCGCCAGCGCGCGGTGGGCCGCGTTCGGTTCGGCGCGCCAGGCGGCGTGCCCCGCGTACGTCCGCCAGAATTCCCGCCGCACGTCGGCGTCGGCCATGAAGTTCTCGAGCGTGAAGGCGTTCACCGCACTCGGCGTGCGCGTCCAGACGCCTTCGGGGCCGCGGTAGTCGGGAATCCCGGACGCGGTGGAGATGCCCGCGCCGGTCAGCGCGGCGACCCGCCAGGCGCCGCGGATCCGGTCGATGAGCTTGCCGTCCATGGTCGCGAAGGCTAACCGCTTCACCACGAGGGCACGACCGGATTACCGCACCGGCTCAGTCTTTCCGCAGCCGCAACGCCAATGCCGGGCACGCCGCGGCCGCGGCACGCGCCTCCGCCGCCAGTTCCGCCGGCACCGGGCCCGGAGCCACCACCGGATAGCCCCACTCGTCGAGCCGCACCAGTTCCGGCAGCAGATCGGCGCACAACCCGTGCGCGCGACACCTGATCGGGTCAACCGTCACCTTCATGCGACACCCGCCGGGACCCGGCACCGGCCGCCGGCCTGGTGGGCGCGGACGTCGGCGTCGAACACCTGCAGCGCGCTCGCCGCGAGGCGGGCCGCGCCGTCCGGGTGGGCACACGCGCCGCGGCCGGTGAGCAGCGGGAGACGGCGGGCCAGCCGGGGCGCCGCCGGGCCGCCGCGGACCAACTCCGCGAAGTCCGCCGCGATCGAGGGCAACCCGAACGTGCACGGCCCGCACTGCCGGGCCGACTCGGCCGCCAGGAACGCCAGCACCTTCGCCGTGTACTCGAGCCCGCACGCACGCACCGGCAACGCGTGCACCGCCGCAATCCCCGGCACACCGCCGCCGAGCTCCGCCGTCCACGTCCCGCCGTAACCGCCGGCGAGCACCGCCTGCACCGGCTCCGCTTCGC is from Amycolatopsis mediterranei and encodes:
- a CDS encoding ferredoxin: MKVTVDPIRCRAHGLCADLLPELVRLDEWGYPVVAPGPVPAELAAEARAAAAACPALALRLRKD
- a CDS encoding YciI family protein, coding for MEFFCYHRDRPGSSALRQVTLEAHWAYMDHYAARMIARGPTLDDAGTPTGSVHALDLPDPAAARAFAFDEPTYQAGGYRDVLLRRWRNTLRTTMWDSPGEPAGYLVLGLGEGPPADVEPPDGHDLIAYGPLLSDDGTAWLGTAALTRAATLSAARAVLTPDRYAAVEVHTWRFGGRVTAGPAT
- a CDS encoding SIR2 family NAD-dependent protein deacylase, producing MDGKLIDRIRGAWRVAALTGAGISTASGIPDYRGPEGVWTRTPSAVNAFTLENFMADADVRREFWRTYAGHAAWRAEPNAAHRALAELDGAGVAVRVLTQNVDGLHQRAGLAARKVLELHGTMHTTRCTGCAAGFPTAEILEAGDDDPSCPRCGGILKLDIVLFGQRLDGDILGQARNIAAASELFLAIGSSLQVEPAASLCTVAVGAGATLVVVNRDPTPYDDDADFVLRDDIEAVVPELCAAVNR
- a CDS encoding DUF6069 family protein, producing MADYYGNQPQDVRPGIDARRLWAGGVATAVVAALLAVVGLLIARGIFEVEVLAPKGEGVWGNASTTTYALVAAAVALLATGLMHLLSVATPAPSQFFGWIMVLVTLIAVVLPLTLTVAPSAKIATAVINLVIGLVIAAVVNSMAASARTLHRRRTQQQSAPPPNRQQGAPPPPTRQQWTQQDPPTRYYDR
- a CDS encoding nitroreductase/quinone reductase family protein translates to MTVVDIRETNRRVIEQFRAGGEVEGMHRERLALLTTTGRLSGEPRTVPMMVHRDGERWLVVASNIGAPHHPDWYLNLEADSRVRVEVDGRSFDAEALPLLGADYVRTWTELEKEYPFLADHQAKARQARRVIPIVELSEED
- a CDS encoding serine/threonine-protein kinase, whose product is MIFRRLPSTGPGYLAPVADEAGRTGRPPTRDGAEVTRGRYALGEFTITPRSALDDEHPPGLLGGRYEVGRLIGSGATARVYRAYDVRLTREVAVKIYDRDAVALDQRRRLREMTIQGSISHPGVVALLDSGDENGRTYLVMQLVEGENLAERLLGGPMPAADVTALADGLAEALAHVHARRIVHRDLKPANVFLSADGPLIGDFGIAHALDTTHITGTGLIPGTAAYLAPEQVSGEPAGPPADVYALGLILLECLTGQREYPGTMVEAAMARLTRPPRIPEDAPAALAYTLRRMTQREPADRPTAAKALDMLHAPPPTLPWSRLERSPRWRRRPVAGAAGSGAAGSGAAGSGAADAAHQEATPARSTATAAAPGRPTADAASRHDTPSADPSRPTADAASTHDTTSGGHDWPADDAPTHLHPVAAAPPAESPKRRRLAVAAGMTAAAVAAVAALVLVEQQSGTSSPAQPPAAHTPVATSAPSSSTPLAESGTSAPPSDAGSRGPATSGPASLEPAAVTHETPATAAQPPKQGGKPEKTENPGKGKGKGHDS
- a CDS encoding SDR family NAD(P)-dependent oxidoreductase — its product is MTTAQHKIGSGFGATTTAAEAVAGVDLTGKLAVVTGGYSGIGLETTRALTGAGAHVVVPARRRETAEEALAGIEGVEIDELDLGDLESVRAFAERFLATGRRIDLLIANAGIMACPETRVGPGWEAQFATNHLGHFALVNRLWPAVAEGARVVSLSSRGHHYSPIRWDDVHFETGYEKWQAYGQAKTANVLFAVQLDRLGAEKDVHAFALHPGGIMTPLQRHLPRAEMIERGWIDEAGNYLVRFKTPEQGAATTVWAATSPQLAGLGGLYLEDCDVAELAPEGAEGLAESGVRQYAVDREQAARLWTLSARLTGVDAFAQE
- a CDS encoding ABC transporter permease, with the protein product MNAFAKGISDGGIVTWRNLMNVRRNPDWLMAATLQPIMFVLLFAYVFGNAIGGEAGGAAYREFLIAGIFAQTVAFNSAFTVIGFANDLQKGIIDRFRSLPMSRIAVVLGRTTSDLVVSVVALIVMSLCGLLVGWRIRGSFWDALLGYLVMLMFAWALSWVGALIGLAARSVEVAQSAGLIWMFPLSFISSAFVPTDTLPPFLKAIAEWNPFTAVINATRDLFGNRFGVPPTGWPAENAALYAILCCLAIIAIFAPLATARYRRVASK